TTTATCCTTTTATATCTATATTAATATATTTATACGCTTCTTCTATTCATTTTAAACGAAGTAATTCCCCTAGAAAAACTGCCTGTAGTTTGTACAGACAGTTACTGAATTGTTATTGTTGCTGTAATAGGGTAGTGATCAGAAGCTCTGCTCTTTATTACATCATATTTAAGCGGTCTTAGTTGGGGATCGATAAAAATATAATCGATTCTACCAGATAAAACTGGAAGATCGAAGGTAGGCTCTTTCTGCTTACCAGTGGCGTAGCCAACATCCACAAGTCTTTTACTGAGGAATTGTACTTCCTTACTGTTGTGTCTTGCATTGAGATCTCCCACTAAAATAATATCATTAGAAAGCGTATCTAGATACTTAACAATCCCATTGATTTGTTTTTGACGTTCCTGTTGGTTTAATCCCAAATGCGTCACTAAAAAATTCAGCTTTGTACCCTCAACATCAATGACAGCATTCAATAATCCCCTTTGTTCCCTCCCGCTAGGCAAGTGAAGATTTTCATAGGATTCTATTGGATACTTACTAAGAATGCCATTACCATATTTACCTCCTAGCAGATTGGCATTATGACCATAAACATATTCCATCGATAATTTTTCCGCCAGGTACTTAATTTGATCTTCAAACCTTGATCGAACCACACCATTATCTAATTCTTGCAGACCAATTACTTCAGCACCACTGTTTCTAATAACTTCAGCAATTTCATCTAAGGAATATTTGCCAAACAAGTTTCTTCCATGATGGATATTATAAGACATAATTTTCAAAGTATTTACCTTACCTCCATTGGATGGATCTTCTAGCATCATCACCTGAAGTGATCCTTCTTCTGCATCTTCTTTTTTTATCTCTTCTATTTCTATAGGTATCTTTATATTTCCACTTGAAACAAAAATCAATTCATCTATAGCCTGTAAATTTTCGGTTTTATTCGTAATATAAAATATATTTTTCTTTAATTGGGGAGTTACTTTCGATAGGTAATCTTCTAAAACAAAGAAGTGGGTAAGATTTTTTTCATTATTAAATGCCTCTACGGTTAGTTTATTAGTATTCTTATGGGTGATGATTTCTATATGAGAAATGGTTCCTTCATGCAGATATTTTATTCCTCTTATTTTGCCATCAACAGAGGGGTTTATTTTTAAAGTGAATCCAAATAAAAAAAAGATCATGACCATAAAAACGATGGGTATTTTTTTCTTTGTTGTCATGTAGATGTCCCCTTTTGAAAATATTTAGATAATTTATTATAGCACAGGGACGAAATGTTTTATGTAAATGTTTTATAAGGAGTTACTTGTAAATATTCCCGTTTTTGTCTTTTGTTTGCAATAAAATTTACAATAAATGAACCCGGAATAAATCCGGGTTATCTTTTTATTGTAATTGCTGTTTAACAATTTGATTAACCGTCTTGCCATCAGCCCTACCTTTTACCTTAGGCAGAACAGCAGCCATTACTTTTCCCATTTCCTTCATAGAGTTTACACCCATTTCAGAAATAGTTTCCTCCACAATACTGGTTACTTCTTCCTCTGAAAGTTGTTGAGGTAAATATTGTAGTAGCACAGCTATCTC
The sequence above is drawn from the Clostridium formicaceticum genome and encodes:
- a CDS encoding endonuclease/exonuclease/phosphatase family protein translates to MTTKKKIPIVFMVMIFFLFGFTLKINPSVDGKIRGIKYLHEGTISHIEIITHKNTNKLTVEAFNNEKNLTHFFVLEDYLSKVTPQLKKNIFYITNKTENLQAIDELIFVSSGNIKIPIEIEEIKKEDAEEGSLQVMMLEDPSNGGKVNTLKIMSYNIHHGRNLFGKYSLDEIAEVIRNSGAEVIGLQELDNGVVRSRFEDQIKYLAEKLSMEYVYGHNANLLGGKYGNGILSKYPIESYENLHLPSGREQRGLLNAVIDVEGTKLNFLVTHLGLNQQERQKQINGIVKYLDTLSNDIILVGDLNARHNSKEVQFLSKRLVDVGYATGKQKEPTFDLPVLSGRIDYIFIDPQLRPLKYDVIKSRASDHYPITATITIQ